The Engystomops pustulosus chromosome 1, aEngPut4.maternal, whole genome shotgun sequence genome has a window encoding:
- the LOC140081634 gene encoding uncharacterized protein isoform X3: MPSVFPEIPHFDAMEAGDNDPLEIEGWCSRLRQENTDLQDALGKADVEVYVLSQDITSLREKNKSLQKETSQIHDLKQQVENLRLKLKQNKDAADSEMEEQPVKYEEKLCLQMENRIDELLNELEHSEDETMELNKEVTILRNQISDLEKNLQKMRLELKEREDLAEERESIRKCMATTLSEYLSTIEVLNNRMNGIQSKVEESFREITLQKTNNESSEKHGRSLDDGTLMYEILKAKLDEERIQQKKWGFLGLMSLYIMMLKVLWCNIKVAYFTSFLILLFHYLLQLVQTQEPGFLCWCIRSVFCVDAVEAIEYILQPYVQNTGSDVVPT, translated from the exons ATGCCCTCAGTCTTTCCTGAAATACCTCATTTTGATGCAAT GGAAGCAGGAGACAATGACCCATTGGAAATTGAAGGATGGTGCAGCAGACTCAGGCAGGAAAACACTGATCTACAAGATGCCTTGGGGAAAGCAGATGTGGAGGTATATGTATTATCTCAAGATATTACATCACTGCGGGAAAAGAACAAGAG CCTACAAAAGGAGACAAGTCAAATTCATGATCTAAAACAACAGGTGGAAAATCTGAGGTTGAAATTAAAGCAAAACAAAGATGCAGCAGATTCGGAGATGGAGGAGCAACCAGTTAAGTATGAG GAAAAATTATGTCTGCAGATGGAAAATCGAATAGATGAGCTATTAAACGAG CTTGAGCACTCTGAGGATGAAACCATGGAACTCAATAAAGAAGTCACTATATTGAGGAATCAGATCTCAGACTTGGAG AAAAACCTGCAAAAGATGAGACTAGAGTTAAAAGAAAGGGAGGATCTTGCAGAAGAG aGGGAATCCATTAGGAAATGTATGGCTACCACACTAAGTGAATACTTATCTACTATAGAG gtTCTGAATAATAGGATGAACGGCATACAGTCCAAAGTGGAAGAATCATTCCGAGAAATCACGCT GCAAAAGACAAATAATGAGTCTTCTGAGAAACATGGACGCTCCTTAGATGATGGTACCCTAATGTATGAGATACTCAAGGCCAAGTTG GATGAAGAGCGAATACAACAGAAAAAGTGGGGATTTTTAGGACTAAT GTCTCTCTATATCATGATGTTAAAGgttctgtggtgtaatatcaaaGTCGCCTATTTCACTAGTTTCTTAATTCTTTTGTTTCATTACCTGCTACAACTAGTCCAGACTCAGGAGCCCGGCTTTCTGTGTTGGTGCATTAGGAGTGTCTTCTGTGTAGATGCGGTTGAAGCAATAGAGTATATTCTGCAGCCATATGTCCAGAATACAGGATCGGATGTGGTGCCCACTTAA
- the LOC140081634 gene encoding uncharacterized protein isoform X1, translated as MKTDESKSSMPSVFPEIPHFDAMEAGDNDPLEIEGWCSRLRQENTDLQDALGKADVEVYVLSQDITSLREKNKSLQKETSQIHDLKQQVENLRLKLKQNKDAADSEMEEQPVKYEEKLCLQMENRIDELLNELEHSEDETMELNKEVTILRNQISDLEKNLQKMRLELKEREDLAEERESIRKCMATTLSEYLSTIEVLNNRMNGIQSKVEESFREITLQKTNNESSEKHGRSLDDGTLMYEILKAKLDEERIQQKKWGFLGLMSLYIMMLKVLWCNIKVAYFTSFLILLFHYLLQLVQTQEPGFLCWCIRSVFCVDAVEAIEYILQPYVQNTGSDVVPT; from the exons ATGAAAACAGATGA ATCAAAAAGCAGCATGCCCTCAGTCTTTCCTGAAATACCTCATTTTGATGCAAT GGAAGCAGGAGACAATGACCCATTGGAAATTGAAGGATGGTGCAGCAGACTCAGGCAGGAAAACACTGATCTACAAGATGCCTTGGGGAAAGCAGATGTGGAGGTATATGTATTATCTCAAGATATTACATCACTGCGGGAAAAGAACAAGAG CCTACAAAAGGAGACAAGTCAAATTCATGATCTAAAACAACAGGTGGAAAATCTGAGGTTGAAATTAAAGCAAAACAAAGATGCAGCAGATTCGGAGATGGAGGAGCAACCAGTTAAGTATGAG GAAAAATTATGTCTGCAGATGGAAAATCGAATAGATGAGCTATTAAACGAG CTTGAGCACTCTGAGGATGAAACCATGGAACTCAATAAAGAAGTCACTATATTGAGGAATCAGATCTCAGACTTGGAG AAAAACCTGCAAAAGATGAGACTAGAGTTAAAAGAAAGGGAGGATCTTGCAGAAGAG aGGGAATCCATTAGGAAATGTATGGCTACCACACTAAGTGAATACTTATCTACTATAGAG gtTCTGAATAATAGGATGAACGGCATACAGTCCAAAGTGGAAGAATCATTCCGAGAAATCACGCT GCAAAAGACAAATAATGAGTCTTCTGAGAAACATGGACGCTCCTTAGATGATGGTACCCTAATGTATGAGATACTCAAGGCCAAGTTG GATGAAGAGCGAATACAACAGAAAAAGTGGGGATTTTTAGGACTAAT GTCTCTCTATATCATGATGTTAAAGgttctgtggtgtaatatcaaaGTCGCCTATTTCACTAGTTTCTTAATTCTTTTGTTTCATTACCTGCTACAACTAGTCCAGACTCAGGAGCCCGGCTTTCTGTGTTGGTGCATTAGGAGTGTCTTCTGTGTAGATGCGGTTGAAGCAATAGAGTATATTCTGCAGCCATATGTCCAGAATACAGGATCGGATGTGGTGCCCACTTAA
- the LOC140081634 gene encoding uncharacterized protein isoform X2, with amino-acid sequence MKTDESKSSMPSVFPEIPHFDAMEAGDNDPLEIEGWCSRLRQENTDLQDALGKADVEVYVLSQDITSLREKNKSLQKETSQIHDLKQQVENLRLKLKQNKDAADSEMEEQPEKLCLQMENRIDELLNELEHSEDETMELNKEVTILRNQISDLEKNLQKMRLELKEREDLAEERESIRKCMATTLSEYLSTIEVLNNRMNGIQSKVEESFREITLQKTNNESSEKHGRSLDDGTLMYEILKAKLDEERIQQKKWGFLGLMSLYIMMLKVLWCNIKVAYFTSFLILLFHYLLQLVQTQEPGFLCWCIRSVFCVDAVEAIEYILQPYVQNTGSDVVPT; translated from the exons ATGAAAACAGATGA ATCAAAAAGCAGCATGCCCTCAGTCTTTCCTGAAATACCTCATTTTGATGCAAT GGAAGCAGGAGACAATGACCCATTGGAAATTGAAGGATGGTGCAGCAGACTCAGGCAGGAAAACACTGATCTACAAGATGCCTTGGGGAAAGCAGATGTGGAGGTATATGTATTATCTCAAGATATTACATCACTGCGGGAAAAGAACAAGAG CCTACAAAAGGAGACAAGTCAAATTCATGATCTAAAACAACAGGTGGAAAATCTGAGGTTGAAATTAAAGCAAAACAAAGATGCAGCAGATTCGGAGATGGAGGAGCAACCA GAAAAATTATGTCTGCAGATGGAAAATCGAATAGATGAGCTATTAAACGAG CTTGAGCACTCTGAGGATGAAACCATGGAACTCAATAAAGAAGTCACTATATTGAGGAATCAGATCTCAGACTTGGAG AAAAACCTGCAAAAGATGAGACTAGAGTTAAAAGAAAGGGAGGATCTTGCAGAAGAG aGGGAATCCATTAGGAAATGTATGGCTACCACACTAAGTGAATACTTATCTACTATAGAG gtTCTGAATAATAGGATGAACGGCATACAGTCCAAAGTGGAAGAATCATTCCGAGAAATCACGCT GCAAAAGACAAATAATGAGTCTTCTGAGAAACATGGACGCTCCTTAGATGATGGTACCCTAATGTATGAGATACTCAAGGCCAAGTTG GATGAAGAGCGAATACAACAGAAAAAGTGGGGATTTTTAGGACTAAT GTCTCTCTATATCATGATGTTAAAGgttctgtggtgtaatatcaaaGTCGCCTATTTCACTAGTTTCTTAATTCTTTTGTTTCATTACCTGCTACAACTAGTCCAGACTCAGGAGCCCGGCTTTCTGTGTTGGTGCATTAGGAGTGTCTTCTGTGTAGATGCGGTTGAAGCAATAGAGTATATTCTGCAGCCATATGTCCAGAATACAGGATCGGATGTGGTGCCCACTTAA
- the LOC140081634 gene encoding uncharacterized protein isoform X4, translated as MKTDESKSSMPSVFPEIPHFDAMEAGDNDPLEIEGWCSRLRQENTDLQDALGKADVEVYVLSQDITSLREKNKSLQKETSQIHDLKQQVENLRLKLKQNKDAADSEMEEQPVKYELEHSEDETMELNKEVTILRNQISDLEKNLQKMRLELKEREDLAEERESIRKCMATTLSEYLSTIEVLNNRMNGIQSKVEESFREITLQKTNNESSEKHGRSLDDGTLMYEILKAKLDEERIQQKKWGFLGLMSLYIMMLKVLWCNIKVAYFTSFLILLFHYLLQLVQTQEPGFLCWCIRSVFCVDAVEAIEYILQPYVQNTGSDVVPT; from the exons ATGAAAACAGATGA ATCAAAAAGCAGCATGCCCTCAGTCTTTCCTGAAATACCTCATTTTGATGCAAT GGAAGCAGGAGACAATGACCCATTGGAAATTGAAGGATGGTGCAGCAGACTCAGGCAGGAAAACACTGATCTACAAGATGCCTTGGGGAAAGCAGATGTGGAGGTATATGTATTATCTCAAGATATTACATCACTGCGGGAAAAGAACAAGAG CCTACAAAAGGAGACAAGTCAAATTCATGATCTAAAACAACAGGTGGAAAATCTGAGGTTGAAATTAAAGCAAAACAAAGATGCAGCAGATTCGGAGATGGAGGAGCAACCAGTTAAGTATGAG CTTGAGCACTCTGAGGATGAAACCATGGAACTCAATAAAGAAGTCACTATATTGAGGAATCAGATCTCAGACTTGGAG AAAAACCTGCAAAAGATGAGACTAGAGTTAAAAGAAAGGGAGGATCTTGCAGAAGAG aGGGAATCCATTAGGAAATGTATGGCTACCACACTAAGTGAATACTTATCTACTATAGAG gtTCTGAATAATAGGATGAACGGCATACAGTCCAAAGTGGAAGAATCATTCCGAGAAATCACGCT GCAAAAGACAAATAATGAGTCTTCTGAGAAACATGGACGCTCCTTAGATGATGGTACCCTAATGTATGAGATACTCAAGGCCAAGTTG GATGAAGAGCGAATACAACAGAAAAAGTGGGGATTTTTAGGACTAAT GTCTCTCTATATCATGATGTTAAAGgttctgtggtgtaatatcaaaGTCGCCTATTTCACTAGTTTCTTAATTCTTTTGTTTCATTACCTGCTACAACTAGTCCAGACTCAGGAGCCCGGCTTTCTGTGTTGGTGCATTAGGAGTGTCTTCTGTGTAGATGCGGTTGAAGCAATAGAGTATATTCTGCAGCCATATGTCCAGAATACAGGATCGGATGTGGTGCCCACTTAA